The region TATATCGAAAATCCAAATCTTATGTTAATAGACAGTTATGGATGAAATTAACATATTGTCGtatgtataatttatatttttttacatattttggcattttttctatttttgaTCCAATTATTTCTATTCTAGTATCATTTATTCACTTTTTCTCTATATTTTacaatgtttttatattaaatttattttttgtaagaAAATggtaattaattataagaCTTAAGTATTTTATGAACTCGATActtaatatgtataataaaatttatataaacaaattgtAGGCATATTACCAAAAATGTTTAGATATTAGAccatatattattcttaATATAACCATTTAGCAactcttttttaataatttttattattaatatggatttatatacatattattcaAGTTCAACCCTACGCATTGAACAAAAAATTGTCTATTTACCTAACAATATTTTGACTCTTAAATTATAAGCACGGTATAAGAAATATGTTAGTGTGCATTCACACAATTTTGCATATATGGCATCCCATAAATTGCAATGCCTTGAACgtaatatatgcattttttatataaataaaatgctcataatttgtttaaaataaggttattattttattgttttaaaaatataattaaattaataatatgaataatataatgaaataactatagaacaaaaaaatatgtttattttataatttttaaaagtaaaaatatcgtaaatttaataaaataaatgcataATACTAGTTTGTAGCATCCTTagcaataataaataatctCCAAGACATTTACTATTCCTCTTCTTCTTGAGCGGCATCTTTTTCTTCCTTTTCCAcctgaaaaaataaatacaatgcCTCATGTTATAATGCATAATAGagtttttcaaatatatatagcataATGTAAgcaatatttatacaacttattaaatttacatTTGACGTGCCCTCTTCCATCAATCTCATTTGCTCTTGATTGTATAATTCATCGATCCACActgcaaataaaatatgtatagtttgaaatttttgtaaaataccaattttttctatatataatataatgatagcactattatataaataattaactATATCATTAAGCAACTATATGGTTAATactaaataattaaagaaaaCCGGCACATACCTGGTTTGTATTGATCTATTTTCTTAGTTCTGGAATAATTTactgttattattttcccgTTTAATTCAAAGTTGTTCATATTATACATGGCATGCTTTGCGTCATTCTTCTCTACGTATTCAATAAATGCAAATCCTCTATTTTtgtcttaaaaaaaaaagtttattgacaattttttaggatataataaaattataagttGGAAATTCtttgtatatacatataaataataaagaaagcaaaatattttcaactTTTTAAGTTGTATGATTACTTGTAACTAAATTCATTGGTATTTCAATATTCCTTACGTCTccaaatgaagaaaatatatcatataaacattttttatctatCGTTTCATGAATCCCACCAACATATAATGTTTCGCTAGCATCATCAGCCATATTGAAACATAGctttaaattttgaaaatctTCAAATTAGGATTTATATGAAACATTAAGTTTTTCTTTAACATATAACTATGCCTATGTATtccatttatataaatatatgtcatattatatattttttcccaaTTAAATTAAAGATAAATTGTGCCATTTACTATTTTGAGAACATACCCgtgaaattatattttttttatgtaacaAATTTCGAAAAGGTGTACTTAGTCATTTTATTgggtaaaataaataagcataaaattgatatgaaaaaaacaaaaaaaaaatggaaaaccGTAAATTGGATAATATGGGGATTGTATTAATTTACCCCGCTCaatagtttatttttaaaactcCCATATACAGATAAAggaaattttttaaaaatataattttattaattaatataataaaatattaaaattatatatgtattttaatacatatatataatactgaaaaagtaatatgtattattatacaatttttacaatttttgtattagaattttataaaagtatttaaatggtataataaaaagtgggatattcattttcttaCAACATCAATCTGATTTATTGAAAGAAAAAGTTGCTAAAAGCGAAAAAAGGTTCCAccatttttctatatattataccgaaaacaaaaataataatatcaatgaaaaaatccaaaaaaatatatataactgtGTAAATATTGTCTATAAAATGATACCCACtccataataattttaatatgtaaTTACACTAAATTGtaggaaatatttttaaaacaaaaaggttggataaatatgcatatatatatgcattcgTAGTATACAagtattaacatttttatgtcCCCTTGTCTTGTTCACATTCAATTTTTCCCCATAATTAAAaggttatatattttcttgaTATAGactaatttaaaaaagtgattcttttaaaataattagaTGAACTatgcaaaataaatattgtgtataaataacaaaaactgtgttattttttcaaagtaaaaaaaataagcatataataattagcAATCGAATTTGTAATTTAAttgaattttatataaagttTACTTTTTGTATTGTAGAATTTGTTTTATGTGAAAAGTGCATAAAgcatatttcaaaaatgctacctaatcattttttaaattcttttctatttattaaaaatatgtagaataattatatttttgcaaAACTCGCAACgatatatttccattttcaaTTGATATATTTGGTATATAACTCTTTGTATTTACAATTTAAATAGTTGTCTATTCTTGTCCGAATTTATAGCTGTAATTGGGTTTGTTCTTCCTTAATTTATGCCCACTTTTTCCACTTGTGCTcaacataatattttatttaatacacATTTgatatatcttttatttgCTTCTTGATAATTGTGTTCTCAACATTTGTACAAATAacatatacacatattttaattaaaacaaCATAACAAATATTAGGTAAATTGgtattaatttattgtcttttttttgataatataaaagtaaaaaattagataAATATGAAGAATTCTAAGtgtgaagaaaaaaaaaatttactcATTTACGACAAATCGACCAATATAGGatgcatttattttatcggGATTAGTagcaatttttataaagggaaaatgattttaaaaaaaaattgtgttAGTGATAAGATAGTGAGATATActaatttaaatgataacCTTATGCTAATAAGGGATGGAAATTATAACTTTAAACAGACAGCGATATTAATCAAAGGAataactatatttttacatagaCAATTAGAAGTGTTATTAGCCGATTTTTATTCTATGTATAAAAGATGCTTATATAGTAGTCTAAATACAGAATATGgagtaaataataatatgaaaaaacataaaacgaaaaaaggaatgagaataaaaaagaaattattatgCTTACAAAATGGTGTAGGTATAAGTGGAACGAATGATATGCTTATTAATgataaacataataataaaaataaacacatatcaaatataaatgatctAATGTTAAAAGAATacaatatgtataataatgattatgattataattttgaaaatattgatatttataatgatgataaatTTTTGTATCAAGATATGCTAACACGCACTTCTTCATTTgattattcaaaatataataatttttatacaattaataatgatatgaTGAATAATCTAATCACAAAAGGGGGTACAGGTGAAATAAAgatgaatttaaaaatgaataaaaatacaaatgatATGCTACTAAAATACAATATACAAAATGGgacaataaataaaaatataaacacaAATAAGCATTCTAATGATAGCTTATTTGCAAACAGAAATATAGACACTAAAAATTTGTCTCTAAGAATGACACATGACagttttataataaatggaaATGCCATACATatgcaaaataataaagacctgaaaaatggaaataatataaacataaattataaaccTAAGGATAGCGACATGAAAAATTCCAATAACAATAACAAAGGTAAAAGACTGTTTGCCCAAATTGATGAAGAAATACTTTTAAAAGATAGTGTTTGGTAtgattcaaaaaataataagagAAATCCTCTTATGCCACTcacaaaaagaaaaaaaggtGATACTCATTTGGATCATATgaaccattttttttattttttcaaaaatccatttaaaaataattcatataatgCTATTGTTTCTTTCAATTTATATGAGCAAGCAAAAAATTCTATGACTCATGATGCAAGaaaagaattatataaaacatttgaaaaaaaaataatcgaaaatgaacaaaattatgaatCATTTTCTACATCGAATGGAATTCAAACAAAATCGACATTATCTTCTAAcgatgatttaaaaaaaaaagacaaaggAGAAAGGGGAATAGGAGGTATGTATTTTGAGCAAATAAGAGGAAATATTAACAATGATTATTTTATGGATATGGAATtagataataatgaaataaaaaaaatgggttatacaaaaagttcaaatcatttttattctaACATATCGGATGATATCGGTTatgattttaataaaataaattcttCTGAAATTAATATGAAAGAAAAACCATTTAATTTAAACGATTCATATCTTGATAAAACAAATCAAAGTGACAAAATCACTCATCAAAACAGTCTTTTGCAACAAATTTTTACTAATAGTACTTTTAATGATACTTCGAAAGAGACACTTAGTGTTCCATCAagtattttaattaaaagaCGATCATGTACTTACTCACAAAACAATTATGATAAAGAATtattaagaataaaaaattatttatataaaatatctgAACACAATAATGATGTGATTCAATTAGATAAAGCATTTCCATTGTATCAAATGTCTAGTAAACAAATATCATTAGTTTTCTATAATTTGCTTGTCCTCGCATcaaatgaagaaataaacTTAAACCAGAAGTTTCCCCATaaaagcatatatattcaagTTTTACATAGTTAAGACATTAATATTTGTGTTTTGTGCCTATATATCCATGCATAACTATtcgtatattatataattcattcTCCTTAAAAACTTTCGAACTTTCAAGCTAATGGGGCAGTTCATACCCTAAGAAAATacgaaaattttaaatataaaataggtATATACATCCGGTGTAATGCCATTTGACAAAAAGATAATgcaattgaaaatattcaaacaaaactataacattttaataataaatatatattactgcaatttttcaaatatgtaaaaatagcATAAAACTTACATGCTTAATCGTAAAAACATTATCTGTAAAAGTACTATTTATGTATGTGATCATTTGGCCTACTGTATaagaataattatttttatgaataagattttctttatttaatttttcataaaatatttgacTTATTTTGACTGAAAATAAGTTATAAttctttattaatttgttcGGAATGTCTATATAATGTCGTAAacagtttaaaaaaagaaattgaaaattgTTTTGAATTTCATCCAAGTTGGATAACGTATGTATAGGCAacttttttctatatctaATATCAaccttattattattaaaattatatattaatttgtaaAAGGTATTTTTTGACATATTATacacaatatttttattcataaattttatttttataggaATGTACAAATCTTCATTAACAACATCCCCCACCAAATTCacattttttcctttaaGTTGTTTTAAgcattttacaaaattttctTGGGGAccctaaaaaaaattattaattaaaaggAATTACAaacttattaaaattatgaagTAGTGTTATGAATTATATTACAAATTGTCTTCCCCCACAAACACGAAAAATGaacaattaaattaaaGCCATGTGCAATATTGCAATGCATAGAAAATGGATAGACATGAAAAATTAGTCTTTTGGCCACAagtattatacatatatgtatgtgtaTGGAAGCATATATACCCTTTTCGGCATCTTAAAGATATTAGAGAAAAACGGATATCCCTGGTTTGCCTTGTCTCTTATagcaaaatatattttaacatTATGTAATTTAATGGCCATTTCTAGTTTTTCACTTGTATATTTGTTGGATTCCTGattctttaatatattataaaataaaaatgtaattaaTCCTTCAGTAtgcttatataatatgaattttCTTCCTTCCTTTGTTGTGATGCCTAATATCATATCAAGCATTGATGCATTTTGtctattaaataaataggTACACTTATTTTCTCCATTATGTTGTAGATTTAATATTGCCCaatgaaatatttcataaataaaatctGGCAACGTATGCATTTGATATTCATACTTTTGCAAATTTACtatatttgaaataatattaaaattgattattttgttaatatgaATGTTTGTGTGTTTCGTTCTTAATTTTCtcgttttattttcaaatattatcGATGATTGGattgttattttatcaaaaacatttgttatattattgtcATTATGAAATGTTATAACTTcgttatttaaaaaagacaaGCAATTTACCGCTCTATAATAGTAAGTGCTATTTTTATGagttattgttattatgtttttattatcttttttaatattttttaaagcttcttttttagaaatatttgttccattattatattcatctTTTTGATTGTCATCAAAATAAAGATCATCTggtcttttaaaaaaatattcagaTTCATTCatgttgttattattttcatttttatctttgtAAATAACATTACAAATTGTTACTATACTTAACAAAATACTATCATTTTCCCTATGgttgtaataatttatagatgatttaataatataagatGGATCCATAATATCCACATTATATAATGCAAAAATAAGTTTATTCAAAGAAGTTTctttaacaattttttttgtaacattgttataaaaaaaagtattgttttcatttatcATTAGACAATTAAATGGTATGTCTTTTCCGTTTGCTTTCCctattatatatggaaaAGAAAATTGCTTATCCaattttgatttatattttttatatatataataaattatattttttaaataaatttcc is a window of Plasmodium vinckei vinckei genome assembly, chromosome: PVVCY_14 DNA encoding:
- a CDS encoding RNA-binding protein, putative — encoded protein: MADDASETLYVGGIHETIDKKCLYDIFSSFGDVRNIEIPMNLVTNKNRGFAFIEYVEKNDAKHAMYNMNNFELNGKIITVNYSRTKKIDQYKPVWIDELYNQEQMRLMEEGTSNVEKEEKDAAQEEEE